A region of Streptomyces sp. TG1A-60 DNA encodes the following proteins:
- a CDS encoding GNAT family N-acetyltransferase, producing MLTQTTTRVLEPSDLDAALAVLDREPVANAFVTSRVQVAGLDPWRLGGEMWGWYEDGALTALCYAGANLVPICATPRAVRAFADRARRAGRRCSSVVGPAEPTAQLWRLLEPSWGPAREVRAHQPLMVTDRLPDPAEVTPDPYVRRIRKDEMDAIMPACVAMFTEEVGVSPLAGDGGLLYQARVAELVGSGRSFARLGPDGRVVFKAEIGAATSQACQIQGVWVAPEYRGQGLAAPGMAAVLRYALADIAPVASLYVNDFNTAARRTYHRVGFQEVGAFMSVLF from the coding sequence GTGTTGACCCAGACCACCACCAGGGTCCTCGAACCGAGTGACCTGGACGCCGCACTCGCCGTCCTGGACCGAGAGCCCGTCGCGAACGCCTTCGTGACCTCCCGCGTCCAGGTCGCCGGCCTGGACCCCTGGCGGCTCGGCGGCGAGATGTGGGGCTGGTACGAGGACGGCGCCCTCACCGCCCTCTGCTACGCCGGCGCCAACCTGGTCCCCATCTGCGCCACCCCCCGCGCCGTCCGCGCCTTCGCCGACCGCGCCCGCCGGGCCGGCCGCCGCTGCTCCTCGGTCGTCGGCCCCGCCGAACCCACCGCCCAGCTCTGGCGCCTGCTCGAACCCAGCTGGGGCCCGGCCCGCGAGGTCCGTGCCCACCAGCCCCTCATGGTCACCGACCGCCTGCCCGACCCCGCCGAGGTCACCCCCGACCCGTACGTCCGCCGGATCCGCAAGGACGAGATGGACGCGATCATGCCGGCGTGCGTGGCGATGTTCACCGAGGAGGTCGGTGTCTCACCGCTCGCCGGCGACGGCGGCCTCCTCTACCAGGCCCGCGTGGCCGAACTCGTCGGCTCCGGCCGCTCCTTCGCCCGCCTCGGCCCCGACGGCCGCGTCGTCTTCAAGGCCGAGATCGGCGCCGCGACCTCCCAGGCCTGCCAGATCCAGGGCGTCTGGGTGGCCCCCGAGTACCGAGGCCAGGGCCTCGCGGCCCCCGGCATGGCAGCGGTCCTCCGCTACGCCCTGGCCGACATCGCGCCCGTGGCCAGCCTCTACGTCAACGACTTCAACACGGCCGCGCGACGGACGTACCACAGGGTGGGCTTCCAGGAGGTGGGCGCCTTCATGAGCGTCCTGTTCTGA
- the ispG gene encoding flavodoxin-dependent (E)-4-hydroxy-3-methylbut-2-enyl-diphosphate synthase: protein MTAISLGMPSVPTKLAERRKSRQIQVGSVAVGGDAPVSVQSMTTTRTSDIGATLQQIAELTASGCQIVRVACPTQDDADALPVIARKSQIPVIADIHFQPKYVFAAIEAGCAAVRVNPGNIKQFDDKVKEIAKAAGDHGTPIRIGVNAGSLDRRLLQKYGKATPEALVESALWEASLFEEHGFRDIKISVKHNDPVVMVNAYRQLAAQCDYPLHLGVTEAGPAFQGTIKSAVAFGALLSEGIGDTIRVSLSAPPVEEIKVGTQILESLNLRQRGLEIVSCPSCGRAQVDVYKLAEEVTAGLTGMEVPLRVAVMGCVVNGPGEAREADLGVASGNGKGQIFVKGEVIKTVPESKIVETLIEEAMKIAEQMEADGVTSGEPTVAVAG, encoded by the coding sequence ATGACTGCGATTTCTCTCGGCATGCCGTCCGTTCCGACCAAGCTCGCCGAGCGCCGCAAGAGCCGGCAGATCCAGGTCGGGTCCGTGGCGGTCGGCGGAGACGCCCCGGTGTCGGTCCAGTCGATGACCACCACGCGTACGTCGGACATCGGCGCCACGCTGCAGCAGATCGCCGAGCTGACGGCCTCCGGCTGCCAGATCGTCCGCGTCGCCTGCCCCACGCAGGACGACGCCGACGCCCTCCCGGTGATCGCCCGCAAGTCGCAGATCCCGGTCATCGCCGACATCCACTTCCAGCCGAAGTACGTCTTCGCCGCCATCGAGGCCGGCTGCGCCGCCGTCCGCGTCAACCCCGGCAACATCAAGCAGTTCGACGACAAGGTCAAGGAGATCGCCAAGGCGGCGGGCGACCACGGCACCCCCATCCGCATCGGCGTCAACGCCGGCTCCCTGGACCGACGCCTCCTCCAGAAGTACGGCAAGGCCACCCCCGAGGCCTTGGTCGAGTCCGCTCTCTGGGAGGCCTCCCTCTTCGAGGAGCACGGTTTCAGGGACATCAAGATCTCGGTCAAGCACAACGACCCGGTCGTCATGGTCAACGCCTACCGTCAGCTGGCCGCCCAGTGCGACTACCCCCTCCACCTCGGTGTGACGGAGGCGGGCCCGGCCTTCCAGGGCACCATCAAGTCGGCGGTGGCCTTCGGCGCGCTCCTCTCCGAAGGCATCGGCGACACGATCCGCGTCTCCCTCTCGGCCCCTCCGGTCGAGGAGATCAAGGTCGGTACGCAGATCCTCGAATCCCTCAACCTGCGCCAGCGCGGCCTCGAAATCGTCTCCTGCCCCTCCTGCGGTCGCGCCCAGGTCGACGTCTACAAGCTCGCCGAAGAGGTCACGGCAGGCCTGACCGGCATGGAGGTCCCGTTGCGCGTGGCCGTCATGGGCTGCGTGGTGAACGGCCCCGGTGAGGCCCGCGAGGCAGACCTCGGCGTCGCCTCCGGCAACGGCAAGGGCCAGATCTTCGTCAAGGGCGAGGTCATCAAGACCGTCCCCGAGTCCAAGATCGTGGAGACCCTGATCGAGGAGGCGATGAAGATCGCCGAACAGATGGAGGCCGACGGCGTCACGTCGGGAGAGCCAACGGTGGCGGTGGCGGGCTGA
- a CDS encoding site-2 protease family protein encodes MTTLMFILGIVVFVIGLAFSIAWHELGHFSTARLFGVRVPQFMVGFGPTLWSRKKGETEYGVKAIPLGGFIRMIGMIPPGPDGRIEARSTSPWRGMVEDARAASFEELQPGDETRLFYMRKPWKRVIVMFAGPFMNLILAVVIFVGVMMSFGVQTQTTTVSKVSDCVISASENRSKCKDSDQEAPAKAAGLEPGDKIVAFDGAPIVDWSSLQADIRDNPGKQVTLTVERQGQQVELTPTLIKNQVSRTDGDGGYVEGEYVYAGWLGFTPASDILPLSFGQSVDRMGDMIENGFEALISLPAKIPALWDAAFGDGEREPDSPMGVVGAARVGGEIFTLDIPATQQFASFLILLAGFNLSLFLFNMLPLLPLDGGHIAGALWESVRRNTAKVLRRPDPGPFDVAKLMPVAYVVAGIFVCFTLLVLIADVVNPVRIS; translated from the coding sequence ATGACGACCCTGATGTTCATCCTCGGCATAGTCGTCTTCGTGATCGGCCTGGCGTTCTCGATCGCCTGGCACGAGCTGGGCCACTTCTCGACCGCCAGGCTCTTCGGCGTCCGCGTGCCCCAGTTCATGGTGGGCTTCGGCCCGACCCTCTGGTCGCGGAAGAAGGGCGAGACCGAGTACGGCGTCAAGGCGATCCCTCTCGGTGGCTTCATCCGCATGATCGGCATGATCCCGCCCGGCCCGGACGGCCGGATCGAGGCCCGCTCGACCTCCCCGTGGCGCGGGATGGTCGAGGACGCCCGCGCGGCCTCCTTCGAGGAGCTTCAGCCCGGAGACGAGACCCGCCTCTTCTACATGCGCAAGCCGTGGAAGCGCGTGATCGTGATGTTCGCGGGTCCGTTCATGAACCTGATCCTCGCCGTCGTGATCTTCGTCGGCGTGATGATGAGCTTCGGCGTCCAGACCCAGACGACCACGGTCAGCAAGGTCTCCGACTGCGTCATCTCCGCCAGCGAGAACCGCTCGAAGTGCAAGGACAGCGACCAGGAGGCCCCCGCCAAGGCCGCCGGACTGGAGCCCGGCGACAAGATCGTCGCGTTCGACGGCGCCCCCATCGTGGACTGGTCCTCCCTGCAGGCGGACATCCGCGACAACCCCGGCAAGCAGGTCACCCTCACCGTGGAGCGCCAGGGCCAGCAGGTCGAGCTGACCCCCACGCTCATCAAGAACCAGGTCAGCCGGACCGACGGCGACGGCGGCTACGTCGAGGGCGAGTACGTGTACGCCGGCTGGCTCGGCTTCACGCCCGCCTCCGACATCCTCCCGCTCTCCTTCGGCCAGTCCGTGGACCGCATGGGCGACATGATCGAGAACGGCTTCGAGGCCCTGATCAGCCTGCCCGCCAAGATCCCCGCCCTGTGGGACGCCGCCTTCGGCGACGGCGAGCGCGAACCCGACTCGCCCATGGGCGTGGTCGGCGCGGCCCGCGTCGGCGGCGAGATCTTCACCCTGGACATCCCCGCCACCCAGCAGTTCGCCAGCTTCCTCATCCTGCTGGCCGGCTTCAACCTGTCCCTCTTCCTGTTCAACATGCTCCCGCTCCTCCCACTCGACGGCGGACACATCGCGGGCGCCCTGTGGGAGTCGGTGCGCCGGAACACGGCCAAGGTGCTGCGCCGCCCCGACCCCGGCCCGTTCGACGTGGCGAAGCTGATGCCCGTCGCGTACGTGGTGGCCGGGATCTTCGTCTGCTTCACGCTCCTGGTGCTGATCGCGGACGTGGTGAACCCGGTGCGCATCTCCTAG
- the dxr gene encoding 1-deoxy-D-xylulose-5-phosphate reductoisomerase, translated as MSDSPAPLADPHLVFDPVDGVRDVVILGSTGSIGTQAIDLVLRNPDRFRITGLSAAGGRVELLAEQAHRLRVRTVAVARKDVVPALREALTTAYGAGEALPEILAGPGAATDLAASDCHTVLNGITGSIGLAPTLAALEAGRTLALANKESLIVGGPLVKAVAKPGQIIPVDSEHAALFQALACGTRADVRKLVVTASGGPFRGRTKAELADVTPADALAHPTWAMGPVITVNSATLVNKGLEVIEAHLLYDIPFARIEVVVHPQSYVHSMVEFTDGSTMAQATPPDMRGPIAIGLGWPQRVPDAAPAFDWTKASGWEFFPLDGDAFPSVGLARHVGELAGTAPAVFNAANEECVGAFLYGGLRFNAIMETVTRVVEEHGTPTAGTSLTVADVLEAETWARARARELTTSTDQPTERTTAEARA; from the coding sequence ATGAGCGACAGTCCAGCCCCTCTCGCCGATCCGCATCTCGTCTTCGACCCGGTCGACGGTGTACGGGACGTGGTGATCCTCGGATCGACCGGATCGATCGGCACCCAGGCCATCGACCTCGTCCTGCGTAACCCGGACCGTTTCCGCATCACCGGGCTCTCCGCCGCCGGAGGGAGGGTGGAGCTGCTGGCCGAGCAGGCGCACCGCCTGCGCGTACGGACCGTCGCGGTCGCCCGTAAGGACGTCGTACCGGCCCTGCGTGAGGCCCTGACCACCGCGTACGGGGCCGGGGAGGCCCTGCCCGAGATCCTCGCCGGCCCGGGCGCCGCCACGGACCTCGCCGCATCCGACTGCCACACGGTGCTCAACGGCATCACCGGTTCCATCGGCCTCGCCCCGACCCTCGCCGCCCTGGAGGCGGGCCGCACCCTCGCACTCGCCAACAAGGAGTCGCTCATCGTCGGCGGCCCGCTGGTGAAGGCGGTGGCCAAGCCGGGCCAGATCATCCCGGTCGACTCCGAGCACGCCGCCCTCTTCCAGGCACTCGCCTGCGGCACCCGGGCCGATGTGCGCAAACTGGTCGTCACCGCCTCCGGGGGCCCCTTCCGCGGCCGGACGAAGGCGGAACTGGCGGACGTCACGCCCGCCGACGCCCTCGCGCACCCCACCTGGGCCATGGGCCCGGTGATCACCGTCAACTCCGCGACCCTGGTCAACAAGGGCCTGGAAGTCATCGAGGCGCACCTCCTCTACGACATTCCCTTCGCTCGTATTGAGGTCGTCGTGCACCCCCAGTCGTATGTCCACTCGATGGTTGAGTTCACGGACGGATCGACGATGGCCCAGGCGACGCCCCCCGACATGCGCGGGCCCATCGCCATCGGCCTCGGCTGGCCGCAGCGCGTCCCGGACGCCGCGCCCGCCTTCGACTGGACCAAGGCGTCCGGCTGGGAGTTCTTCCCCCTCGACGGCGACGCGTTCCCGTCGGTCGGACTCGCCCGGCATGTGGGGGAGCTCGCGGGCACAGCCCCGGCGGTGTTCAATGCCGCCAACGAGGAGTGCGTCGGCGCGTTCCTGTACGGCGGACTCCGGTTCAACGCGATCATGGAGACCGTCACGCGGGTCGTCGAGGAGCACGGCACCCCCACAGCGGGAACCTCCCTGACCGTGGCGGACGTCCTCGAAGCGGAGACCTGGGCCCGCGCCCGGGCCCGTGAACTGACCACTTCGACCGACCAACCCACCGAGCGGACGACCGCGGAGGCCCGTGCATGA
- a CDS encoding acyl-CoA dehydrogenase family protein, whose amino-acid sequence MSAPPLKKPVVTEREARQVAEAAREQDWRKPSFAKELFLGRFRLDLIHPHPLPTGEAVRRGEKFLAELRDFCETKVDGALIEREGRIPDEVINGLKELGALGMKIDPRYGGLGLTQVYYNKALALAGSASPAIGVLLSAHQSIGVPQPLKLFGTPEQKEKFLPRCARTDISAFLLTEPDVGSDPARLATSAVAEGDDYVLDGVKLWTTNGVVADLLVVMARVPKSEGHRGGITAFVVEADSPGVTVENRNAFMGLRGIENGVTRFHQVRVPAANRIGPEGAGLKIALTTLNTGRLSLPASCVAAGKWCLKIAREWSVAREQWGKPVAHHEAVGQKISFIAATTFALEAVLDLSSQMADEDRNDIRIEGALAKLFASEMGWRIADELVQIRGGRGFETADSLRARGERAVPAEQILRDLRINRIFEGSTEIMHLLIAREAVDAHLSVAGDLIDPEKSLSDKARAGANAGVFYARWLPKLVAGAGQLPRAYGDFHPEGHPDLSAHLRYVERNARKLARSTFYAMSRWQGRMESKQGFLGRIVDIGAELFAMSAAVVRAELLRTTGDHGREAYQLADVFCRQSRLRVEELFGRLWDNTDDLDRKVVKGVLGGVYEWLEQGVIDPSGEGPWIADATPGPSEKENVHRRVR is encoded by the coding sequence ATGTCCGCACCACCCCTCAAGAAGCCCGTCGTCACCGAACGTGAGGCCCGCCAGGTGGCGGAGGCCGCCCGGGAGCAGGACTGGCGCAAGCCCAGTTTCGCCAAGGAACTGTTCCTGGGCCGGTTCCGCCTCGACCTCATCCACCCCCACCCGCTCCCCACCGGCGAGGCCGTCCGGCGCGGCGAGAAGTTCCTCGCCGAGCTGCGCGACTTCTGCGAGACGAAGGTGGACGGGGCCCTGATCGAGCGCGAGGGCCGCATCCCCGACGAGGTGATCAACGGCCTCAAGGAGCTCGGCGCCCTCGGCATGAAGATCGACCCCAGGTACGGCGGTCTCGGCCTCACCCAGGTGTACTACAACAAGGCGCTGGCCCTGGCGGGCTCGGCCAGCCCGGCAATCGGCGTGCTGCTGTCCGCACACCAGTCGATCGGCGTACCGCAGCCGCTGAAACTGTTCGGCACCCCCGAACAGAAGGAGAAGTTCCTGCCGCGCTGCGCCCGCACCGACATCAGCGCCTTCCTCCTCACCGAGCCCGACGTCGGCTCCGACCCGGCCAGGCTCGCCACGAGCGCGGTGGCAGAGGGCGACGACTACGTCCTCGACGGGGTGAAGCTGTGGACCACCAACGGCGTGGTCGCCGACCTTCTCGTCGTGATGGCCCGGGTGCCGAAAAGCGAGGGCCACAGGGGCGGCATCACCGCCTTCGTCGTGGAGGCCGACTCGCCCGGTGTCACCGTCGAGAACCGCAACGCCTTCATGGGGCTGCGCGGTATCGAGAACGGCGTCACCCGCTTCCACCAGGTCCGGGTCCCCGCCGCGAACCGCATCGGCCCCGAGGGCGCGGGCCTGAAGATCGCCCTCACGACCCTCAACACGGGCCGGCTCTCGCTCCCCGCGTCCTGCGTGGCCGCCGGCAAGTGGTGCCTGAAGATCGCCCGCGAGTGGTCGGTGGCCCGTGAGCAGTGGGGAAAGCCGGTCGCCCACCACGAGGCGGTCGGGCAGAAGATCTCCTTCATCGCCGCCACCACCTTCGCCCTGGAAGCGGTGCTCGATCTCTCCTCGCAGATGGCCGACGAGGACCGCAACGACATCCGCATCGAGGGTGCCCTGGCCAAGCTCTTCGCCTCCGAGATGGGCTGGCGCATCGCCGACGAACTGGTCCAGATCCGCGGCGGCCGGGGCTTCGAGACGGCGGATTCGCTGCGGGCGCGCGGCGAGCGGGCCGTCCCCGCCGAGCAGATCCTGCGCGACCTGCGCATCAACCGGATCTTCGAGGGCTCCACGGAGATCATGCATCTGCTGATCGCCCGTGAGGCCGTCGACGCCCACCTCTCCGTGGCCGGCGACCTCATCGATCCGGAGAAGTCCCTTTCCGACAAGGCCAGGGCCGGCGCGAACGCGGGCGTCTTCTACGCCAGGTGGCTGCCCAAGCTGGTCGCGGGCGCCGGACAGCTCCCGCGCGCGTACGGCGACTTCCACCCCGAAGGACATCCGGATCTCTCCGCGCACCTGCGCTACGTCGAGCGCAACGCCCGCAAGCTGGCCCGCTCCACCTTCTACGCCATGTCCCGCTGGCAGGGCCGTATGGAGAGCAAGCAGGGCTTCCTCGGCCGGATCGTCGACATCGGCGCCGAACTCTTCGCCATGAGCGCGGCCGTCGTGCGCGCCGAACTCCTGCGCACCACCGGCGACCACGGCCGCGAGGCCTACCAGCTCGCCGACGTCTTCTGCCGTCAGTCCCGCCTCCGCGTCGAGGAACTCTTCGGCCGCCTCTGGGACAACACCGACGACCTCGACCGCAAGGTGGTCAAGGGGGTGCTCGGGGGCGTCTACGAGTGGCTGGAGCAGGGCGTGATCGACCCGTCCGGCGAGGGCCCCTGGATCGCGGACGCGACACCCGGCCCCAGCGAGAAGGAGAACGTCCACCGCCGCGTCCGGTGA
- a CDS encoding LacI family DNA-binding transcriptional regulator, whose product MVTLAEVAQHAGVSASTVSYVLSGKRSISVGTRQRVERSIQELGYHPNAGARALASSRSNIVALMVPLRTDMYVPVMMEIAIAVATTARTYGYDVLLLTGEEGPDAVRRVTGSGLADAMILMDVELADERLPLLRGTDQPSVLIGLPADTSGLTCVDLDFGATGALCVEHLAVLGHREIAVIGEAPAVYERHTGFAERTLDGLRSRARELGLRVLHRPCEGGYDAMAATLARIFDERPGTTGFVVQNESAVEPLLALLRQQGRAVPEDVSVIGVCPDQVAVQASVRLTSVAIPAQEMGRRAVEQLVAKLEGRDTDEVVLLAPELTVRASTGPLSATG is encoded by the coding sequence ATGGTCACCCTCGCCGAGGTCGCCCAGCACGCCGGAGTCTCGGCGAGCACGGTGAGCTATGTCCTCAGCGGCAAGCGGTCCATCTCCGTCGGCACCCGGCAGCGGGTCGAGCGGAGCATCCAGGAGCTCGGCTACCACCCGAACGCGGGGGCCCGCGCCCTGGCGAGCAGCAGGTCGAACATCGTCGCCCTGATGGTCCCGCTGCGCACCGACATGTACGTCCCGGTGATGATGGAGATCGCCATAGCCGTGGCCACCACGGCCCGCACGTACGGCTACGACGTGCTGCTCCTCACCGGCGAGGAGGGCCCCGACGCGGTGCGCCGCGTCACGGGCAGCGGGCTCGCCGACGCGATGATCCTGATGGACGTCGAGCTCGCCGACGAGCGGCTGCCGCTGCTGCGCGGCACCGACCAGCCGTCGGTGCTCATCGGACTGCCCGCCGACACCAGCGGTCTGACCTGCGTCGACCTCGACTTCGGTGCGACGGGCGCGCTGTGTGTGGAGCATCTGGCGGTGCTCGGCCACCGCGAGATCGCTGTCATCGGCGAGGCGCCCGCGGTGTACGAACGGCACACCGGTTTCGCCGAACGCACCCTCGACGGACTGCGGTCCCGGGCCCGGGAGCTGGGCCTGCGCGTGCTGCACCGCCCGTGCGAGGGCGGCTACGACGCGATGGCCGCGACCCTCGCCCGGATCTTCGACGAACGGCCGGGCACCACGGGGTTCGTCGTGCAGAACGAGTCCGCGGTGGAGCCGCTGCTCGCGCTGCTGCGCCAGCAGGGCCGGGCGGTGCCCGAGGACGTCTCGGTGATCGGGGTCTGCCCGGACCAGGTCGCCGTGCAGGCCTCCGTGCGGCTGACCTCCGTCGCCATCCCCGCCCAGGAGATGGGACGGCGGGCCGTGGAGCAGCTGGTCGCCAAGCTGGAGGGGCGGGACACCGACGAAGTGGTCCTCCTCGCCCCCGAACTGACGGTCCGCGCGAGCACGGGCCCGCTGTCCGCCACGGGCTGA
- a CDS encoding glycoside hydrolase family 31 protein → MNQPAENQTPSGAVSLAQSSPTVGTFRERDGALEWSGRQETLRIEPWGPDAVRVRARLGGPVLDGLPGALLDEAESTESSVKIEDGLGWLTVGALTVEVNAEGLIRYTRTADGSELLSEARAHFWWPGSRLYTAVGNGYHRLEQRFAAYDDEKLYGLGQHQHGRLDQKGLVLDLVQRNAEVGIPVLTSSRGYTLLWNNPAIGRVELAGNGTRWVADSARQIDYWITAGDPADAQRRYSAATGRTPMLPEWAAGFWQCKLRYRTQDELLAVAREYKRRGLPIDVIVCDFFHWTHLGEWKFDLSEWPDPAAMVRELDELGIKLVVSVWPSVSPLSENHHLMEQRGYFIGTQYGPMAHADWPDKQVASTVQVAFYDATNPEAREFVWSRVKENYLERYGIKAFWLDACEPELKPGFQENLRYWAGPGLEVGNIYPAESARTFYEGLKATGEDEIVSLNRSAWAGSQRYGAALWSGDIGTDFPTLRRQIAAGLNTALSGIPWWNTDIGGFHGGNPDDPAYREVMVRWFQFGAFSPLMRLHGFREPGMPLGPDMTGGPNEVWSYGEEAGVVLERYLRLRERLKPYVLQVMREAHEEGLPVMRPLFLEFPDDAAAWSVDDAYLFGRDVLVAPVLEAGATTWTTYLPAGARWTDAWTGETYEGGRSVTVDAPLERIPVFLRDGVSLPIAE, encoded by the coding sequence GTGAATCAGCCTGCCGAGAACCAGACCCCGTCGGGCGCGGTCAGCCTCGCCCAGTCCTCCCCCACCGTCGGTACGTTCCGTGAGCGGGACGGTGCCCTGGAGTGGAGCGGACGCCAGGAGACCCTGCGGATCGAGCCCTGGGGCCCGGACGCCGTCCGGGTCCGCGCCCGCCTGGGCGGCCCGGTCCTCGACGGGCTGCCCGGTGCCCTGCTCGACGAGGCGGAGAGCACCGAGAGCAGCGTCAAGATCGAGGACGGGCTGGGGTGGCTGACCGTCGGCGCGCTCACCGTCGAGGTGAACGCCGAGGGCCTGATCCGCTACACGCGCACCGCCGACGGCAGTGAGCTGCTCTCCGAGGCCCGCGCCCACTTCTGGTGGCCGGGCTCGCGCCTCTACACCGCCGTCGGCAACGGTTACCACCGCCTTGAGCAGCGCTTCGCCGCGTACGACGACGAGAAGCTGTACGGCCTCGGGCAGCACCAGCACGGGCGGCTCGACCAGAAGGGCCTGGTCCTCGACCTGGTCCAGCGCAACGCCGAGGTCGGCATCCCGGTGCTCACCTCCAGCCGCGGCTACACCCTGCTGTGGAACAACCCGGCGATCGGCCGCGTCGAGCTGGCCGGCAACGGCACCCGGTGGGTCGCGGACTCGGCCCGGCAGATCGACTACTGGATCACCGCGGGCGACCCGGCCGACGCGCAGCGCCGCTACAGCGCGGCGACGGGCCGTACGCCGATGCTGCCCGAGTGGGCGGCCGGGTTCTGGCAGTGCAAGCTGCGCTACCGCACGCAGGACGAACTCCTCGCCGTGGCACGGGAGTACAAGCGGCGCGGCCTGCCCATCGACGTCATCGTGTGCGACTTCTTCCACTGGACGCACCTCGGCGAGTGGAAGTTCGACCTGAGCGAGTGGCCCGACCCGGCGGCCATGGTCCGTGAGCTGGACGAGCTGGGCATCAAGCTGGTGGTGTCGGTGTGGCCGTCGGTCTCGCCGCTCAGCGAGAACCACCACCTCATGGAGCAGCGCGGCTACTTCATCGGCACGCAGTACGGCCCGATGGCGCACGCCGACTGGCCGGACAAGCAGGTCGCGTCGACGGTCCAGGTGGCCTTCTACGACGCGACGAATCCGGAAGCGCGGGAGTTCGTGTGGTCGCGGGTGAAGGAGAACTACCTGGAGCGGTACGGCATCAAGGCGTTCTGGCTGGACGCCTGCGAGCCGGAGCTCAAGCCGGGCTTCCAGGAGAACCTGCGCTACTGGGCGGGCCCCGGCCTGGAGGTCGGCAACATCTACCCGGCAGAGAGCGCCCGCACCTTCTACGAGGGTCTGAAGGCGACCGGCGAGGACGAGATCGTCTCCCTCAACCGGTCGGCGTGGGCGGGCAGTCAGCGCTACGGCGCCGCGCTGTGGTCCGGTGACATCGGCACCGACTTCCCGACCCTGCGCCGGCAGATCGCGGCGGGCCTCAACACGGCGCTGTCCGGCATCCCCTGGTGGAACACCGACATCGGCGGCTTCCACGGCGGGAACCCGGACGACCCGGCGTACCGCGAGGTGATGGTCCGCTGGTTCCAGTTCGGCGCGTTCTCCCCGCTGATGCGGTTGCACGGCTTCCGCGAGCCCGGCATGCCGCTGGGGCCGGACATGACCGGTGGGCCCAACGAGGTCTGGTCGTACGGGGAGGAGGCCGGGGTGGTCCTGGAGCGGTATCTGCGACTGCGGGAGCGGCTGAAGCCGTACGTGCTCCAGGTCATGCGTGAGGCCCACGAGGAGGGGCTGCCGGTGATGCGACCGCTGTTCCTGGAGTTCCCGGACGACGCGGCCGCCTGGTCGGTCGACGACGCGTATCTGTTCGGGCGGGACGTGCTGGTCGCCCCGGTGCTGGAGGCGGGGGCGACCACCTGGACGACGTATCTGCCGGCGGGGGCGCGGTGGACGGACGCGTGGACCGGGGAGACGTACGAGGGGGGCCGGTCGGTGACCGTGGACGCCCCGCTGGAGCGCATTCCGGTGTTCCTGCGGGACGGGGTGTCGCTGCCGATCGCCGAGTAG